One genomic segment of Desulfomicrobium sp. ZS1 includes these proteins:
- the gltA gene encoding NADPH-dependent glutamate synthase codes for MTGTNKTPRQSMPEQNPQVRARNFEEVPLGYTPEMAVAEAGRCLQCKNPTCVQGCPVNVDIPGFIKHIAAGRFDQAIGKIWERNSLPAVCGRVCPQEIQCEGNCLLGRKGEPVAIGNLERFAADWERAHHVCELPSREKATGKKVAVVGSGPSSLTVAGDLVLKGHEVSLLEAFHKPGGVLVYGIPEFRLPKDIVASEVSCLGAQGVSIECDVVVGRTVTVEELFEQGFDAVYLGVGAGLPKFMNIPGENLVSVLSANEYLTRANLMKAYLFPEVDTPIPQGRHVVVLGGGNVAMDSARTAMRLGAEKVSIVYRRSRAEMPARGAEIHHAEEEGLNFELLVNPVRYLGNEKGRLTGMECVRMELGEPDASGRRRPVTVPGSEFILECDLAIVAIGSGANPLLTRSTPDLPLNKWGYITANAETGKTGKKAVWAGGDIVTGAATVILAMGAGRKAADSIHEYLTWGW; via the coding sequence ATGACCGGCACGAACAAGACTCCGCGCCAGTCCATGCCTGAACAGAATCCGCAGGTGCGGGCCAGGAACTTCGAGGAGGTGCCGCTCGGCTACACCCCGGAGATGGCCGTTGCCGAAGCGGGTCGCTGCCTGCAGTGCAAGAACCCGACATGCGTGCAGGGCTGCCCGGTCAATGTCGATATTCCGGGCTTCATCAAACATATCGCCGCAGGCCGTTTCGACCAGGCCATCGGCAAAATCTGGGAACGCAACAGCCTGCCCGCCGTGTGCGGGCGGGTCTGCCCCCAGGAAATCCAGTGCGAAGGCAACTGCCTGCTGGGCCGCAAAGGCGAGCCGGTGGCCATCGGCAACCTGGAACGCTTTGCCGCCGATTGGGAGCGGGCGCACCACGTCTGCGAGCTGCCCTCCAGGGAAAAAGCCACGGGCAAGAAGGTGGCCGTGGTCGGCTCCGGGCCGTCCAGCCTGACCGTGGCAGGCGATCTGGTGCTCAAGGGCCATGAGGTCAGCCTGCTTGAAGCCTTTCACAAGCCGGGCGGCGTGCTGGTTTACGGTATCCCGGAATTCCGCCTGCCCAAGGACATTGTCGCCTCGGAAGTGTCCTGCCTCGGAGCGCAAGGGGTAAGCATCGAATGCGACGTGGTCGTGGGCCGCACCGTGACCGTGGAGGAACTGTTCGAGCAAGGGTTCGACGCCGTCTACCTGGGTGTCGGCGCGGGTCTGCCCAAGTTCATGAACATCCCCGGCGAAAACCTGGTCAGCGTGCTCTCGGCCAACGAATACCTGACCCGCGCTAACCTGATGAAGGCCTACCTCTTCCCGGAAGTGGACACGCCCATCCCCCAGGGCCGCCATGTGGTCGTGCTGGGAGGCGGAAACGTGGCCATGGACAGCGCCCGCACGGCCATGCGCCTGGGCGCGGAAAAGGTCAGCATCGTCTATCGCCGCTCGCGGGCGGAGATGCCGGCCCGTGGAGCGGAAATCCATCACGCCGAAGAGGAAGGATTGAACTTCGAACTGCTGGTCAACCCGGTACGCTACCTGGGCAATGAAAAGGGCCGCCTGACCGGCATGGAATGCGTGCGCATGGAGCTCGGCGAACCCGATGCCTCGGGGCGCAGGCGTCCGGTCACCGTGCCCGGCTCGGAGTTCATCTTGGAGTGCGACCTGGCCATCGTGGCCATCGGCTCCGGGGCCAACCCGCTCCTGACCCGCTCCACCCCGGATTTGCCGCTGAACAAGTGGGGCTACATCACGGCCAACGCCGAGACCGGCAAGACCGGCAAGAAAGCCGTCTGGGCCGGAGGCGACATCGTCACCGGGGCGGCCACGGTCATTCTGGCCATGGGCGCGGGACGCAAGGCGGCGGATTCGATCCATGAATACCTGACCTGGGGATGGTGA
- a CDS encoding sulfide/dihydroorotate dehydrogenase-like FAD/NAD-binding protein → MFKIVKREEMASGTVVLNEIEAPRIAAKARPGQFLILKANENGERIPLTMAETDPEKRTVTVIYMVVGKSTELFRRLQVGDAYQDVIGPLGQPTHIEPGKNVVCVGGGTGVAVLHPIARGMKNADCRVTSIIGARNRDLLILEDKMRLASTDLHICTDDGSYGRKGFVTEVLKEQLTRGGVDQVVAIGPVPMMKFVSLLTKDFGVPTMVSLNPIMIDGTGMCGGCRVTVGGETKFGCVDGPEFDGHKVDFDELILRLQAYTEQERLSHGRCKCEGVHS, encoded by the coding sequence ATGTTCAAAATAGTCAAACGCGAAGAGATGGCCTCCGGAACGGTCGTCCTGAACGAGATCGAAGCCCCGCGCATTGCCGCCAAGGCTCGTCCGGGACAGTTCCTGATTTTGAAGGCCAACGAAAATGGCGAGCGGATACCGCTGACCATGGCCGAAACCGATCCGGAAAAAAGGACGGTCACGGTCATCTACATGGTCGTCGGCAAGAGCACGGAGCTGTTCCGGCGGCTGCAGGTCGGCGACGCCTACCAGGACGTCATCGGCCCGCTGGGCCAGCCTACACACATCGAGCCCGGCAAGAACGTGGTCTGCGTGGGCGGGGGCACGGGCGTGGCGGTGCTGCATCCCATCGCCCGCGGCATGAAGAACGCGGACTGCCGGGTGACGTCCATCATCGGGGCCAGAAACAGGGACCTGCTCATCCTGGAAGACAAGATGCGCCTGGCCTCCACTGACCTGCACATCTGCACCGACGACGGAAGCTACGGGCGCAAGGGGTTTGTGACCGAAGTGCTCAAAGAACAGCTCACCCGTGGCGGCGTCGATCAGGTCGTGGCCATCGGCCCGGTGCCGATGATGAAGTTCGTGTCGCTGCTGACCAAGGACTTCGGCGTGCCGACAATGGTCAGCCTCAACCCGATCATGATCGACGGCACGGGCATGTGCGGCGGATGCCGGGTCACGGTCGGGGGCGAAACGAAGTTCGGCTGCGTGGACGGGCCGGAATTCGACGGACACAAAGTGGATTTCGACGAACTGATCCTGCGCCTGCAGGCCTACACGGAGCAGGAGCGGCTGAGCCACGGCCGCTGCAAATGCGAGGGGGTGCACTCATGA
- a CDS encoding transporter codes for MKKLIHVVMVAVFLMASASAYAGSGHYVNGAEGIKAATLPPEGVYWRVYNLFYTADELKDKNGKDVDLDFDVNVYALVNRLVYSSGIQFLGGNIVADICVPLVYTDISLQGAGPYSFSDNEFGLGDILIEPLLLAWHGPRYDAAVGVGAYMPTGDFDADEPASPGKGFWTGMFTAGATFYFDEQRTWSASILSRYEIHSEQEDTDWTPGNDFHFEWGLGKTLDKIWDVGLAGYCRWQVTDDSGSGSVDDREEAYAIGPEVSVFMPNYGLGVSLRSLWEFENKLGSQGNVTTLMIMKAF; via the coding sequence ATGAAAAAGTTGATCCATGTCGTGATGGTCGCGGTATTTTTGATGGCAAGTGCGAGCGCTTATGCAGGATCAGGGCATTATGTGAATGGCGCCGAAGGAATCAAGGCCGCAACGCTCCCTCCGGAAGGTGTCTACTGGCGGGTCTATAATCTTTTTTACACAGCGGATGAACTTAAAGACAAGAACGGAAAAGATGTCGACCTCGACTTCGACGTCAACGTGTACGCGCTTGTCAACCGCCTTGTGTATTCATCCGGCATCCAATTCCTCGGCGGAAATATCGTCGCGGATATCTGCGTCCCCTTGGTATACACCGACATATCCCTGCAGGGCGCAGGCCCGTACTCCTTCAGCGACAACGAATTCGGACTGGGCGACATCCTCATAGAACCGCTGCTCCTGGCCTGGCACGGCCCCAGATACGACGCCGCGGTCGGCGTGGGCGCGTACATGCCCACGGGCGACTTCGACGCCGACGAACCGGCGAGCCCCGGCAAGGGATTCTGGACCGGCATGTTCACGGCGGGCGCAACGTTCTATTTCGACGAACAGAGGACCTGGTCGGCGTCCATTCTCTCCCGCTACGAGATCCACTCTGAGCAGGAAGACACGGACTGGACCCCCGGCAACGACTTTCACTTTGAATGGGGCCTGGGCAAGACGCTGGACAAAATCTGGGATGTGGGTCTGGCCGGGTACTGCCGCTGGCAGGTCACCGACGACAGCGGTTCCGGCTCCGTCGATGACCGCGAGGAAGCCTACGCCATCGGACCGGAAGTGAGCGTCTTCATGCCGAATTATGGGCTGGGCGTGTCACTGCGCTCGCTGTGGGAGTTTGAAAACAAGCTGGGTTCCCAGGGCAACGTGACCACGCTCATGATCATGAAAGCATTCTAG
- a CDS encoding xanthine dehydrogenase family protein molybdopterin-binding subunit — protein sequence MSQFEYVGKNVLRRDGVDKTTGRGLFTTDMFLPGMLFARVLRSPHPHARIVSIDTSAAEKLPGVKAVMCHKNGPKNLFNASVPMFLTIPQLERVLDQYLFDDVVRYVGDEVAAVAATNEAIAAKALELIKVEYELLPAVFDPLEALKPEAPELHPGKGCTPEGKNIPGEIVKIPYHDVETGLAESDVIIEETYKLPVQKQVQMETQASVAQVDGNGDVTVWSTTQTPHPSRSILGKIFDIPSSKIRVLAPPYVGGGFGVRIGLSAKAEPIAMGLALLARKPVKLIYTRKEDFIASDTRHPGYITIKLGAKKDGTFQALDMKAVLGTGAYCSFGAELPGVCGAMTLAIYRIPHQRYHGHSVYTNTTSCGAMRAFGNPQGNYAMEQTVDLMAEKLGMDPLELRRKNIMKVGDPWCLPYACGSTELAECMRQGAESIGWERRGTFNEPGSTKLRGLGMAVGTHVSNAWPFCVDYDNAYVTIQPDGSAHVASGVPDIGTGTSTSLVQIAAETLGLDMEHISLTYGDTLGTPFDIGSHASRTCYAAGTAIKAAAEDARRQVLEYAAGFFNIAPEHLQIHKGVITPVTSSMDECSGSGLCQLEEVKEGKGNTVTLEELSYHAHVRNKQFIGVGRIVPPNAPPWHACFADVEVDTRTGQVRVIKLAAAHDVGRAINPMIVEGQIEGGAAQGIGYALSEEITYNDKGRQQQYSMHNYMLPTAEDMPEIHSIIVESSDPTGPFGAKGAGECSLVCPASAIANAVANATGHRFKEIPMTPERVFKALNS from the coding sequence ATGAGCCAGTTCGAATATGTAGGAAAAAACGTCCTCAGACGCGACGGCGTGGATAAGACCACGGGTCGGGGCTTGTTCACGACGGACATGTTTTTGCCGGGCATGCTCTTTGCCAGAGTACTGCGCAGCCCCCATCCCCATGCCCGGATCGTCAGCATCGACACCTCCGCGGCGGAAAAGCTGCCCGGCGTCAAAGCGGTGATGTGCCACAAGAACGGTCCGAAGAATCTCTTCAATGCGTCCGTACCCATGTTCCTGACCATCCCGCAGCTGGAACGGGTGCTCGATCAATACCTCTTCGACGACGTTGTCCGCTACGTCGGTGACGAAGTCGCGGCCGTCGCGGCCACAAACGAAGCCATCGCGGCCAAAGCCCTGGAGCTGATCAAGGTCGAATACGAGCTTCTTCCCGCCGTATTCGATCCGCTGGAAGCCCTGAAACCCGAAGCTCCGGAACTGCACCCCGGCAAGGGCTGCACGCCCGAAGGAAAGAACATTCCGGGCGAGATCGTCAAAATCCCCTATCATGACGTGGAAACAGGGCTGGCCGAGTCCGATGTGATCATCGAGGAGACCTACAAGCTGCCGGTGCAGAAGCAGGTCCAGATGGAAACCCAGGCCTCCGTGGCCCAAGTTGATGGAAACGGCGACGTGACCGTGTGGTCCACCACCCAGACCCCGCACCCCTCCCGATCGATTCTGGGCAAGATCTTCGACATCCCCTCCAGCAAGATCCGGGTCCTCGCGCCCCCGTATGTGGGCGGCGGGTTCGGGGTGCGCATCGGCCTGAGCGCCAAGGCCGAACCCATTGCCATGGGCCTGGCCCTGCTGGCCAGGAAGCCGGTCAAACTCATCTATACCCGCAAGGAAGACTTCATCGCCTCCGACACCCGTCACCCCGGATACATCACCATCAAGCTCGGCGCCAAGAAGGACGGCACCTTTCAGGCCCTAGACATGAAGGCCGTGCTCGGCACGGGAGCCTACTGCAGCTTCGGCGCGGAACTGCCCGGAGTCTGCGGAGCCATGACTCTGGCCATCTACCGCATCCCCCACCAGCGCTACCACGGCCACAGCGTCTATACCAACACGACCAGCTGCGGCGCCATGCGCGCCTTCGGCAACCCCCAGGGCAACTATGCCATGGAGCAGACCGTCGACCTGATGGCCGAGAAGCTGGGCATGGATCCCCTCGAACTGCGCCGCAAGAACATCATGAAGGTCGGCGACCCTTGGTGCCTGCCCTATGCCTGCGGCTCCACAGAGCTGGCCGAATGCATGCGCCAGGGCGCGGAAAGCATCGGCTGGGAACGACGCGGAACCTTCAACGAGCCCGGAAGCACCAAGCTGCGCGGCCTGGGCATGGCCGTGGGAACGCACGTCAGCAACGCCTGGCCCTTCTGCGTTGATTACGACAACGCCTACGTGACCATTCAGCCCGACGGGTCCGCCCATGTCGCCTCCGGTGTGCCGGATATCGGCACGGGCACGAGCACGAGCCTGGTTCAGATCGCGGCCGAAACCCTGGGCCTGGACATGGAACACATCAGCCTCACCTACGGCGATACCCTAGGGACCCCGTTCGACATCGGCAGTCATGCCAGCCGGACCTGTTACGCCGCCGGCACGGCCATCAAGGCCGCGGCCGAGGACGCGCGCCGCCAGGTGCTCGAATATGCGGCCGGGTTCTTCAACATCGCCCCGGAACACCTGCAGATCCACAAAGGGGTGATCACGCCGGTCACCTCGAGCATGGACGAATGTTCCGGCTCCGGGCTCTGCCAGCTCGAAGAGGTCAAGGAAGGCAAGGGCAACACCGTCACCCTGGAGGAATTGTCCTACCACGCCCATGTGCGCAACAAGCAGTTCATCGGCGTTGGCCGCATTGTGCCGCCAAATGCCCCGCCGTGGCATGCGTGCTTCGCGGATGTCGAAGTGGACACGCGCACGGGTCAGGTCAGGGTCATCAAGCTGGCCGCCGCCCATGACGTCGGACGCGCTATCAACCCCATGATCGTCGAAGGCCAGATCGAGGGCGGCGCGGCCCAGGGCATCGGCTACGCGCTGAGTGAAGAGATCACCTACAACGACAAGGGCCGCCAGCAGCAGTACAGCATGCACAACTACATGCTGCCCACCGCCGAGGACATGCCCGAGATTCATTCCATCATCGTCGAATCAAGCGATCCAACAGGCCCCTTCGGAGCCAAGGGCGCGGGAGAATGCAGTCTGGTTTGCCCGGCCTCGGCCATCGCCAACGCCGTGGCCAACGCGACAGGGCATCGCTTCAAGGAGATACCCATGACTCCGGAGCGCGTGTTCAAGGCCTTGAATTCATGA
- a CDS encoding (2Fe-2S)-binding protein, whose protein sequence is MTNQTISFSLNGEVVEIAVSPSEMLLDVLREKMHLTGTKRGCGKGECGACTIIFNGKAMNACLIPAMRAKGADIQTIEGVESAHGLHPLQQSFIEKGAVQCGFCTPGMIMSAKALLDKNKSPTKDQIREAVSGNICRCTGYVKIEEAVEDAAVKLRASAVKGGDL, encoded by the coding sequence ATGACGAACCAGACCATTTCATTCAGCTTAAACGGAGAGGTAGTCGAGATTGCCGTGTCCCCTTCGGAAATGCTTCTCGATGTCCTGCGCGAAAAAATGCACCTGACAGGCACCAAAAGAGGGTGTGGTAAGGGTGAGTGCGGTGCGTGCACGATCATTTTCAACGGCAAGGCCATGAACGCCTGCCTCATCCCCGCCATGCGTGCCAAGGGCGCGGACATTCAGACCATCGAAGGCGTGGAGAGCGCTCACGGGCTGCACCCGCTGCAGCAAAGCTTCATCGAGAAAGGGGCGGTTCAGTGCGGCTTCTGCACTCCGGGCATGATCATGTCCGCCAAGGCCCTCTTGGACAAAAACAAATCCCCCACCAAGGATCAGATCCGGGAAGCCGTGTCTGGAAACATCTGCCGTTGCACCGGCTACGTCAAAATCGAGGAAGCCGTGGAAGATGCCGCGGTCAAGCTTCGGGCGTCCGCAGTCAAGGGAGGAGATCTATGA
- a CDS encoding xanthine dehydrogenase family protein subunit M: MVQNYVFPATVSEAVTFLSTNRGKARIIAGGTDLMLELQDGKNTCDVLVDLTQIAELKNITEENGYIRIGASVTHAQAAKSDLILKHAPALAQACRKVGSLQIRNMGTIVGNIVTGNPAADAAVALTALETTAEVTTLEGMQTMPLEDMYAGVCLSCIDSCCQVVTHVKFPVKKKNQGSAYLRMEQRKALALPMLNVSAMVSLSGDTFEWVRLIVAPVGAGPQHAQDAEEFLKGASVSEATIVEAGKLARNQAMFRSSAIRGSKEYRMGVLPVFVERVLHAAVEDARKA, encoded by the coding sequence ATGGTTCAGAACTATGTTTTTCCGGCGACTGTGTCCGAAGCGGTCACATTCCTCAGTACCAACAGGGGAAAAGCCAGGATCATTGCCGGCGGCACCGACCTGATGTTGGAGTTGCAGGATGGAAAGAACACCTGCGATGTGCTGGTCGATCTCACCCAGATCGCGGAACTCAAGAACATCACGGAGGAGAACGGCTACATCCGGATAGGCGCCAGCGTGACCCACGCCCAGGCCGCAAAGTCCGACCTCATCCTCAAGCACGCCCCGGCCCTGGCCCAGGCCTGCCGCAAGGTCGGCTCCCTGCAGATCCGCAACATGGGCACGATCGTCGGCAACATCGTCACCGGCAACCCCGCCGCGGATGCGGCCGTGGCCCTGACGGCATTGGAAACAACCGCGGAAGTGACCACGCTTGAGGGAATGCAAACCATGCCGCTGGAGGACATGTACGCCGGAGTGTGCCTGTCCTGCATCGACAGCTGCTGCCAAGTCGTAACCCATGTCAAATTCCCGGTGAAGAAGAAGAACCAGGGCTCCGCCTACCTGCGCATGGAGCAGCGAAAGGCGCTGGCCCTGCCCATGCTCAATGTCTCGGCCATGGTCAGCTTGAGTGGCGACACGTTCGAATGGGTCAGGCTCATCGTCGCCCCCGTGGGCGCGGGTCCCCAGCATGCCCAGGACGCGGAGGAATTTCTCAAAGGGGCCTCCGTAAGCGAGGCCACCATCGTCGAAGCCGGAAAACTGGCCCGCAACCAGGCCATGTTCCGCAGCAGCGCCATCCGCGGCTCCAAGGAATATCGGATGGGAGTTCTGCCCGTTTTTGTTGAACGGGTCCTTCATGCAGCAGTTGAGGATGCCCGCAAGGCGTAA
- a CDS encoding sigma-54 dependent transcriptional regulator: MIQPFPVLIVDDEIDILNSFNLSLRSFGIDNIICCSNPREALQIIDNQPLGALILDLSMPGVSGQEILTKVRETHPELPVIVATGVETIESAVACMKLGALDYLAKPVEEERLAASVRTALEMSRLRRENSSLRQCLVVDRLGKPEAFAHFSTASLKMRQIFQYIEAVGCSSEPILITGETGVGKELMAQAVHKIACPQKPFVAVNVAGLDDMVFSDTLFGHRKGAFTGAMTARKGLVEQAGDGVLFLDEIGDLSESSQVKLLRLLQEREYLPLGADVPRPSEARMVVATNRDLEAMTRDGGFRKDLYYRLCTHLVRIPPLRERMEDIPVLLDLFLRQAAANFGKTAPVPSRCLLNRLSGYPFPGNVRELRALVFDAMGRWNGGDFSCGPEADAPGLLGGAEELCFPATLPSIDDAVQALVREAMARAHGVQTVAARMLGISQPALSKRLKKGNDL, from the coding sequence ATGATTCAGCCTTTTCCCGTCCTGATCGTCGATGACGAGATCGATATCCTGAACAGCTTTAACCTGAGCCTGCGCTCCTTTGGCATCGACAACATCATCTGCTGCTCAAACCCGCGGGAAGCCTTGCAGATCATCGACAACCAGCCTCTTGGTGCCTTGATTCTCGACCTGAGCATGCCGGGGGTCAGCGGTCAGGAAATTTTAACAAAGGTGCGTGAGACACACCCGGAACTGCCCGTGATTGTGGCCACGGGCGTTGAAACCATCGAATCCGCCGTCGCGTGCATGAAACTTGGCGCCCTGGACTACCTGGCCAAACCCGTGGAGGAGGAGCGCCTGGCGGCCTCCGTGCGCACGGCTCTGGAAATGAGCAGGTTGCGCCGGGAAAATTCCTCCTTGCGCCAATGCCTTGTGGTCGACCGTCTGGGAAAACCCGAGGCCTTCGCGCACTTCAGCACCGCAAGCCTCAAGATGCGCCAGATCTTCCAATATATCGAAGCGGTCGGCTGCTCCTCGGAGCCGATCCTGATCACCGGCGAAACAGGCGTTGGCAAGGAACTGATGGCCCAGGCGGTGCACAAGATCGCCTGCCCGCAAAAGCCCTTCGTGGCGGTCAATGTGGCCGGGCTCGACGACATGGTTTTCAGCGACACCCTCTTCGGACACCGCAAGGGCGCTTTCACCGGGGCGATGACCGCCCGCAAGGGCTTGGTGGAGCAGGCCGGGGACGGAGTCCTGTTTCTGGATGAGATCGGCGACCTGAGCGAGTCCTCGCAGGTCAAGCTGCTGCGCCTGTTGCAGGAACGGGAATACCTGCCCCTGGGGGCGGACGTGCCCCGCCCCTCCGAGGCGAGGATGGTCGTGGCCACAAACCGCGATCTGGAGGCCATGACCCGCGACGGAGGCTTCCGCAAAGACCTCTACTACCGCCTGTGCACGCATCTGGTCCGCATCCCTCCCCTGCGCGAGCGCATGGAAGACATTCCCGTGCTCCTGGACCTGTTCCTCAGGCAGGCGGCGGCCAACTTCGGCAAGACCGCGCCTGTGCCGAGCCGCTGCCTGCTGAACCGGCTCAGCGGGTATCCCTTTCCCGGCAATGTCCGCGAACTGCGCGCCCTGGTCTTTGATGCCATGGGGCGCTGGAATGGCGGGGATTTTTCCTGCGGGCCGGAGGCGGATGCCCCCGGACTGCTCGGGGGCGCCGAAGAATTGTGCTTCCCCGCCACCCTGCCGAGCATTGACGACGCGGTGCAGGCCCTGGTGCGGGAAGCGATGGCGAGGGCGCACGGTGTTCAGACCGTGGCGGCGCGCATGCTCGGCATCTCCCAACCCGCGCTCAGCAAGCGCTTGAAAAAAGGAAATGACCTATAA
- a CDS encoding sensor histidine kinase, whose protein sequence is MATLIHGFRLEDNGDFLIGNLRYSFARESVPELFTGVMASSKRIKHIVQDLKNYARQGSSVLNEIIDINGVLNAAVLLLDNQLRKSTNFLEITYGYGIPHFQGNFQKIEQVIINVLQNACEAIDDKNKSIRISTGFDPDNMLVWLKVSDEGQGIRCDDLPHVTDPFFTTKRTCGGTGLGLSISSRIMREHGGDMAFDSRQGAGTTVTLTFPAQNNGDATS, encoded by the coding sequence TTGGCAACACTTATTCACGGATTCAGGCTGGAAGATAACGGGGACTTCCTAATTGGCAACCTGCGCTATTCGTTCGCCAGGGAAAGCGTCCCCGAACTCTTTACCGGCGTCATGGCCTCCTCCAAGCGCATCAAGCATATCGTGCAGGATCTGAAGAATTATGCCCGCCAAGGGTCTTCCGTGCTCAATGAAATCATAGACATAAATGGCGTACTCAACGCCGCCGTGCTGCTGCTCGACAATCAGCTCCGCAAATCCACGAATTTCCTGGAAATCACCTACGGATACGGAATCCCTCATTTTCAAGGCAATTTCCAGAAAATCGAACAGGTCATCATCAACGTGCTGCAAAATGCCTGTGAAGCAATCGATGACAAGAACAAGTCCATCCGGATTTCGACAGGTTTCGACCCTGACAACATGCTCGTCTGGCTCAAGGTGTCGGACGAAGGGCAAGGAATACGCTGCGACGATCTGCCCCACGTCACCGACCCGTTTTTCACGACAAAACGGACCTGCGGAGGCACCGGACTTGGCCTGTCCATATCCTCCAGGATCATGCGGGAACATGGCGGAGACATGGCGTTTGATTCCAGACAGGGGGCCGGAACGACGGTCACGCTCACCTTTCCTGCACAGAACAATGGAGACGCCACGTCATGA
- a CDS encoding IS1380 family transposase, whose amino-acid sequence MLITDIKRNEGNNIGHVGLALISEMARVCGLDTLVDRLGPGKAPQIKEREIFRTLVGLMCQGKTDFDHVREYYGDDFFATSLGLGRVPSAEILRQRFQRIALETDLDAQLPRCSVELWKKTGMQPEIIDMTRDDNKKEHWVRLDIDVSIFDNADTEKEGASAAYDKRFGFAPIFAHLGGGWMVNGKLRPGSSHSSCEGTDEFILESLGYAKSMVEANVLVVADSGFDSKERLETLCTQSRTGFIIKHNLRREPVTGWLATAKEHAQKVENFATSREKGRIYRGFVMRELGKKKSPVRQIFEVTEVLSKDGVFMMIPEVRVCVLWTNLEFDADQALKLYRKRGTSEQYHGEFKTEMDMERLPSGKFAVNAAFLRLGMLVYNMLRVASVDLVVARMLGLKKANRRRTKTVMRSMMSICARITRHARKVILHVSCPEPWFKVVSDLFYRLKTA is encoded by the coding sequence ATGCTCATCACCGATATCAAACGAAACGAAGGAAACAACATTGGCCATGTCGGTCTGGCTCTGATTAGCGAGATGGCCAGGGTTTGCGGGCTGGATACACTGGTCGACCGTCTTGGGCCTGGAAAAGCTCCGCAGATCAAGGAGCGCGAAATTTTCCGCACATTGGTCGGCCTCATGTGCCAAGGCAAAACGGATTTCGACCATGTCCGTGAATACTACGGCGACGATTTTTTCGCGACCAGCCTTGGCCTTGGACGCGTTCCTTCCGCCGAGATTTTGCGGCAACGGTTTCAGCGGATCGCCTTGGAAACTGACCTGGATGCCCAGTTGCCCCGTTGCTCGGTCGAACTGTGGAAGAAGACCGGAATGCAGCCTGAGATCATTGATATGACCAGGGACGACAACAAGAAAGAGCACTGGGTGCGCCTTGATATCGACGTCAGCATTTTCGACAACGCCGACACCGAGAAGGAAGGTGCCAGCGCAGCGTACGACAAGAGATTCGGCTTCGCTCCGATCTTTGCTCATCTTGGTGGCGGCTGGATGGTCAACGGCAAGCTTCGTCCCGGATCGAGCCATTCCAGTTGCGAGGGCACGGATGAGTTCATCCTGGAGAGCCTCGGGTACGCCAAGTCCATGGTGGAAGCGAACGTTCTCGTGGTCGCCGACAGCGGATTTGACAGCAAGGAGCGTCTGGAGACGCTGTGCACGCAGTCGCGCACCGGCTTCATCATCAAGCACAATCTGCGCAGGGAACCGGTGACCGGCTGGCTCGCTACTGCCAAGGAGCACGCGCAGAAAGTAGAGAATTTCGCAACGTCCCGAGAAAAAGGCCGAATCTACCGAGGCTTCGTGATGCGTGAGCTTGGCAAGAAGAAAAGTCCGGTCCGCCAGATTTTCGAGGTCACGGAAGTGTTGAGCAAGGACGGTGTGTTCATGATGATTCCAGAGGTCCGCGTCTGCGTATTGTGGACTAACCTGGAATTTGATGCCGACCAGGCTTTGAAACTGTATCGCAAGCGGGGCACCAGCGAGCAGTATCACGGGGAATTCAAGACCGAGATGGACATGGAACGCCTGCCGTCGGGCAAGTTTGCCGTGAATGCCGCCTTCCTGCGCTTGGGCATGCTGGTCTACAACATGCTTCGGGTAGCCTCCGTGGACTTGGTTGTGGCTCGGATGCTGGGACTGAAAAAAGCCAACCGCCGAAGAACCAAGACGGTCATGCGGAGCATGATGAGCATTTGCGCCCGGATCACCCGCCATGCACGCAAGGTAATCCTGCATGTCTCCTGCCCGGAGCCATGGTTCAAGGTGGTCTCTGACCTGTTCTATCGTCTCAAGACGGCGTAA